Below is a genomic region from Microbulbifer sp. ALW1.
AATGACGCTGCGCCCATCCACCTAAAGTCCGCTGAAGCGGACTTTAGGCTCCTTCCTCGATCCAAACTAATAACTACCGAATCACCATAAGCCGAATATTCAAACCGGTTTATTCGTCACCCAGATACCTACTGAAGCCTAGATGGGGGTACATCTGGGGGCACATACCCTTCCTTGAATAAAAAATCCATATACATTTCAAATAGTTGAGACCAGAGTTCAAATGACGGAAGGCCACCATCTCTATCCCAAAGCTTTTCCCTCCGAGCCCGTCGGATGCCAACTCACCTCTCTACCCGAAAACCGGGCAGGTCCTGGGCTCAAGTCCCGGAAGGCCCACCATTTTCTCCCCCTGCCCAACCAGTCCGACTACCAGCGCTCCTGACAAGTAACTGCAGGCGGCAGGTGTATACTTTCGGCCGACTTTCTCTCGAGTTCCCCCAGCCAACCTCACTGGAAATACGCGTGACTCAGCATAAGATCTTTTCAATGCCCTTCGCCAAGGTCTATCCGATGTACGTAAAAAAAGCGGAGCGGAAAAATCGCACCCAAGCGGAAGTCGATCAGATCATCTGCTGGCTCACCGGTTACGATCAGGCCGGACTGCTATGTCAACTAGAGCGGGAAAACGATTTTGAAACTTTTTTTGCCGA
It encodes:
- a CDS encoding DUF2200 domain-containing protein — protein: MTQHKIFSMPFAKVYPMYVKKAERKNRTQAEVDQIICWLTGYDQAGLLCQLERENDFETFFAEAPAMNPNTALITGVVCGVRVEEVEDPLMQKIRYLDKLIDELAKGKAMEKILRT